atggccgaatggccagcctcccaatgatctaagaactagatgtccaaagatgatcaaaggatctaaaacaatccaaagatctaaagatcgaaagattttaaaatacaatagtaaaaggtcctacttatagaaaactagtagcctagggtgtacagaaatgagtaaatgacataaaaatccacttccgggcccacttggtgtgtgcttgggctgagcaatgaagcattttcgtgtagagactcttcttggagttaaacgccagcttttatgccagtttgggcgtttaactcccatttgggtgccagttccggcgtttaacgctggaatttctgaggctgatttgccacgccggtttgggccatcaaatcttgggcaaagtatggactatcatatattgctggaaagcccaggatgtctactttccaacgccgttgagagcgcgccaattgggcttctgtagctccagaaaatccacttcgagtgcagggaggtcagaatccaacagcatctgcagtcctttttagtctctgaatcagatttttgctcaggtccctcaatttcagccagaaaatacctgaaatcacagaaaaacacacaaactcctagtaaagtccagaaaagtgaattttaactaaaaactaataaaaatatactaaaaactaactagatcatactaaaaacatactaaaaacaatgccaaaaagcatacaaattatccgctcatcaacgagcCTTGGCTGATGCAAGAAATGTTGTATACGAGGATTAAAAAGGCACAGTATGCCTTGTTAAGGGATTATGCTGAAACGCTGCTAAAGACCAATCCGGGATCCACTGTAAAGATTGGGGTTACTCCATTGCCTGACGGACAAgtaatgtttgataaaatatacATCTGCTTGAGTGGTTGCAAGAACGGGTTTAAAGCTGGGTGTAGACCTTTAATCGGCCTCGATGGAGCATTTCTAAAGACGCAGATTGGTGGACAGATATTATCAGCTGTCGCACAAGATGCAAATCACCACATTTATGTGGTTGCTTGGGCTATAGTCAACATTGAAAACAAGGAGAACTGGAAATGGTTTTTAGAGTTACTCCACGATGATTTAGGAGATTATAAGGCTAATGGGTGGTGTTTCATATCTGATATGCAGAAGTTAGACAGTTTATATTGTAACTAAAATGTATATCTGtttattgtttaaactatttgATTCTATGTTTTATTTGGTATAGACAATTGTAACTTGCTGATTTCACTTGTTATGTACATTATGTTATTTGTTTAGTTATTTAGGTTGTCTGAATATTTAGGGTCTTTGGTTATTTAAGTAGTTTGATTATTTAGGTGGTTTGCTGATTTAGTCAGATTGGTAATTGATTATTTAGGGTGGTTGGTTATTGATTAATTAGGGTGATTTGTTATTGATGTTTGGttattttggtttcttggtgtCTGATATATCTTTCCATCAATTGCAGGGGTTGATTTCGGCTGTGGAGGAGGTCATGCCACAGGTCCACTATCGTTTCTGTGTTTGGCACCTGTGGCGAAACTTCAACAAACAGTGGAAGGATCTTGAGTTACGGAGACTCCTTTGGGATGCTGCAAGGTCAACCACTTTCCAAGATTTTATAGGCAACATGGACAAGATCAAAAGAGTCAGTGAGGAAGCATGGACATACCTTAACAAGTGGCCTAGGCATTCATGGATGAAGTCTCAATTTAGCCATAGGCCAAAGCTGGATAATATATGCAACAACGCATGTGAGGTCTTCAACGCCAGGATCAAAGAGGCTAGGAGCAAGCCAATCATCACACTGCTTGAAGAGGTAAGGATGTTCGTTATGAGGTCCATTGCAAAGAACAAGATAAAGTTGAACAACCACGTTGGAAAACTTCCTCCAGTTATTCAGAGCCGGTTAGAAAAGGTAAGGAAAGAGTCAAAGATGTGGGTTCCTATATGGACTGGGGATGAAGCCTATGAGAAGTTTGAGATCCATGGACAACCAACAAACATGGTTGTTGATCTAGGCAAAAGACTTTGCACCTGCCAGTTCTGGATGTTAACAGGTAATTTTTGTTACATTTACATGATATTTATTTTCATTCTATTTATTTTCATTTGGTTTATCATCAGATTCATTTTAGGGTGTTTTTACCTGAACTATTAATTGACATGGTCTGGAATTGACATGGTCTGGAATTGAATTGCCTTTTATTTGGTGTGCTGTAGGCATTTCCTGTGTTCATGCATGTGCTGCTCTTGCACGGGTGAACAAGAGACCAGAGGATTTCTGTCACCCCTTGGTCACAATGGATTCATACAGGAAGACCTATGAACATTACATCAATCCTCTCCCGGGTCAATCCATGTGGGAAAAATCAGCATATAGTCAGCCCCAGGCTCCAAATATCAAACGGAAACCAGGAAAGCTCACAACCAAAAGAAGAAAGGACGCTGATGAGGGTACTAGTCTAAACAAGAAAGCTAAGCAGACTGTTACCCTAAAGAGACAGCCCAAGCCATTCACATGCACATATTGTTGTGTAAAGGGCCACACCAAGAGGGGATGCAAACAGAAGAGAGCTGATGAGCTTGCTGCTGCTCTTGCGACTGCAGCAGCTGCTGTGGCAGCT
The sequence above is drawn from the Arachis hypogaea cultivar Tifrunner chromosome 4, arahy.Tifrunner.gnm2.J5K5, whole genome shotgun sequence genome and encodes:
- the LOC112794845 gene encoding uncharacterized protein — encoded protein: MLYTRIKKAQYALLRDYAETLLKTNPGSTVKIGVTPLPDGQVMFDKIYICLSGCKNGFKAGCRPLIGLDGAFLKTQIGGQILSAVAQDANHHIYVVAWAIVNIENKENWKWFLELLHDDLGDYKANGWCFISDMQKLDSLYYNCNLLISLVMWFADLVRLGLISAVEEVMPQVHYRFCVWHLWRNFNKQWKDLELRRLLWDAARSTTFQDFIGNMDKIKRVSEEAWTYLNKWPRHSWMKSQFSHRPKLDNICNNACEVFNARIKEARSKPIITLLEEVRMFVMRSIAKNKIKLNNHVGKLPPVIQSRLEKVRKESKMWVPIWTGDEAYEKFEIHGQPTNMVVDLGKRLCTCQFWMLTGISCVHACAALARVNKRPEDFCHPLVTMDSYRKTYEHYINPLPGQSMWEKSAYSQPQAPNIKRKPGKLTTKRRKDADEGTSLNKKAKQTVTLKRQPKPFTCTYCCVKGHTKRGCKQKRADELAAALATAAAAVAASKAKATHTGSTPATESSNTTNPAPPAADISPPVSASQAEEVELSQPSYGGTQDEV